The proteins below come from a single Agrococcus beijingensis genomic window:
- a CDS encoding DUF3159 domain-containing protein: protein MTDDRQQEPEPTFADQVGAAIRSSKLGHLDPSAKPSADALLGAMGGVRGLFESLLPGILFLVLYATTKDVLISVLVPLVVSVGFVTWRVVQKGQPVLAFAGLIGVGISAAVALITGQGEDNFLWGFTVNAVLVVVLLVSMLARRPLVGLIAGGLTAKPYAWRTERAKRAVAWRATVLWLVVIGARLAIQVPMYLAADAGVRGAVEALAATKLVMGVPLYLAALWVSWLMVRAVLDTPADAETSTSE, encoded by the coding sequence GTGACCGACGACCGGCAGCAGGAGCCGGAGCCGACGTTCGCCGACCAGGTGGGCGCGGCGATCCGCAGCTCGAAGCTCGGCCACCTCGACCCCTCGGCGAAGCCCTCGGCCGACGCGCTGCTGGGCGCGATGGGCGGGGTGCGCGGCCTCTTCGAGTCGCTGCTGCCCGGCATCCTCTTCCTGGTCCTGTACGCGACGACCAAGGACGTGCTGATCTCGGTGCTCGTGCCGCTAGTCGTCTCGGTCGGCTTCGTGACCTGGCGGGTCGTGCAGAAGGGCCAGCCCGTGCTCGCCTTCGCCGGGCTCATCGGCGTCGGCATCTCCGCCGCGGTGGCGCTCATCACCGGCCAGGGGGAGGACAACTTCCTCTGGGGCTTCACCGTCAACGCGGTGCTCGTGGTCGTGCTGCTCGTGAGCATGCTCGCGCGCCGGCCGCTGGTCGGCCTGATCGCCGGCGGGCTGACCGCGAAGCCCTACGCCTGGCGCACCGAGCGGGCGAAGCGCGCGGTCGCCTGGCGCGCGACCGTGCTGTGGCTCGTGGTCATCGGCGCCCGCCTGGCGATCCAGGTGCCGATGTACCTCGCCGCCGACGCCGGCGTGCGCGGCGCGGTCGAGGCGCTGGCCGCCACCAAGCTCGTCATGGGCGTGCCGCTGTACCTTGCCGCGCTGTGGGTCTCGTGGCTGATGGTCCGCGCGGTGCTCGACACGCCTGCAGATGCCGAGACCTCCACGTCGGAGTAA
- a CDS encoding DUF3710 domain-containing protein encodes MTDTTDSTEELPDEEQLVDKSAPEDRAVAGPLDESEAPVRPYVDLGGLRIVPRPGMQMRLEVEEKTKRIVAVTLEHEGSTVQLQPFAAPRSEGIWEPVREVLRAQLERQGASVEEADGPLGPELRARLTVGPDGAPRAVRIIGVDGPRWMLQGLIGGNAAVDDAQAEKAFELFRSTVVCRGVQPMPPRDLIPLSAPKPV; translated from the coding sequence ATGACGGACACCACAGACAGCACCGAAGAGCTGCCCGACGAGGAGCAGCTCGTCGACAAGAGCGCCCCGGAGGACCGCGCGGTCGCCGGGCCGCTCGACGAGTCCGAGGCGCCGGTGCGCCCGTACGTCGATCTGGGCGGGCTGCGGATCGTGCCCCGGCCCGGCATGCAGATGCGGCTCGAGGTCGAGGAGAAGACGAAGCGCATCGTCGCCGTCACGCTCGAGCACGAGGGCTCGACCGTGCAGCTCCAGCCGTTCGCCGCCCCGCGCAGCGAGGGCATCTGGGAGCCGGTGCGCGAGGTGCTGCGCGCGCAGCTCGAGCGCCAGGGCGCGTCGGTCGAGGAGGCCGACGGGCCGCTGGGCCCCGAGCTCCGCGCCCGCCTCACGGTCGGCCCCGACGGCGCCCCGCGGGCGGTGCGCATCATCGGCGTCGACGGCCCGCGCTGGATGCTGCAGGGCCTCATCGGCGGCAACGCGGCGGTCGACGACGCGCAGGCGGAGAAGGCCTTCGAGCTGTTCCGCTCGACGGTGGTGTGCCGCGGCGTGCAGCCGATGCCCCCGCGCGACCTCATCCCCCTGAGCGCACCGAAGCCGGTCTGA
- the dut gene encoding dUTP diphosphatase — translation MEQVEVLITGSPVPSYAHPGDAGADVHAAEALTLEPGQRALVATGIAIALPDGYAAFVHPRSGLAAKHGITIVNAPGTVDAGYRGEIKVNLLNTGGEPHRIEVGDRIAQLIVQRVERARFIAVERLPGSDRGERGHGSTGRGAAPEGTAR, via the coding sequence ATGGAGCAGGTCGAAGTCCTCATCACCGGATCGCCGGTGCCGTCCTACGCGCACCCCGGCGATGCCGGTGCCGACGTGCACGCCGCGGAGGCGCTCACGCTCGAGCCCGGCCAGCGAGCGCTCGTCGCCACGGGCATCGCGATCGCGCTGCCCGACGGCTACGCCGCGTTCGTGCACCCGCGCAGCGGGCTGGCGGCGAAGCACGGCATCACGATCGTGAACGCACCGGGCACGGTCGACGCGGGCTACCGCGGTGAGATCAAGGTCAACCTGCTCAACACCGGCGGCGAGCCGCACCGCATCGAGGTGGGCGACCGCATCGCCCAGCTGATCGTGCAGCGCGTCGAGCGCGCGCGCTTCATCGCGGTCGAGCGGCTGCCGGGATCGGATCGGGGTGAGCGCGGGCACGGATCCACCGGCCGCGGCGCCGCACCGGAGGGGACCGCACGATGA
- a CDS encoding DUF3093 domain-containing protein → METAPSYRERLAPPWWLLLVLLLIVPAVLLVFLPVNPQVGVALAIGIYLAVVALLWLAAPVVEVQGGTLRAGRARIEVEHLGTAEPKLGDDAKAQMRAGWQPDAHHVISPWTRTLVHVPVADPSDPTPAWVISSRRPERLAAAIEAAR, encoded by the coding sequence ATGGAAACCGCCCCCTCGTACCGCGAGCGGCTCGCGCCGCCGTGGTGGCTGCTGCTGGTCCTGCTGCTCATCGTGCCCGCCGTGCTGCTCGTGTTCCTGCCGGTGAACCCGCAGGTGGGGGTCGCGCTGGCGATCGGCATCTATCTCGCCGTGGTCGCGCTGCTGTGGCTGGCCGCGCCCGTGGTCGAGGTGCAGGGCGGCACCCTGCGCGCCGGTCGCGCCCGCATCGAGGTGGAGCACCTCGGCACCGCAGAGCCCAAGCTCGGCGACGACGCGAAGGCGCAGATGCGCGCGGGTTGGCAGCCCGACGCGCACCACGTGATCTCCCCATGGACGCGCACGCTCGTGCACGTGCCGGTGGCGGATCCCAGCGACCCGACTCCCGCCTGGGTCATCAGCTCGCGTCGGCCCGAGCGCCTCGCCGCCGCCATCGAAGCGGCCAGGTAG
- a CDS encoding DUF4193 domain-containing protein, translating into MATDYDAPRKTDDENESIEALKERVPAKSVSTDEDADNPGSFDLSAADLADVELDVVVLPAQEDEFTCVSCFLVKHRLQFDHETKLGPICRECT; encoded by the coding sequence ATGGCCACCGACTACGACGCCCCCCGCAAGACCGACGACGAGAACGAGTCGATCGAGGCGCTCAAGGAGCGTGTCCCTGCGAAGAGCGTCTCCACCGACGAGGATGCCGACAACCCGGGCAGCTTCGATCTCTCCGCCGCCGACCTCGCCGACGTCGAGCTCGACGTCGTCGTGCTGCCGGCGCAGGAGGACGAGTTCACCTGCGTGAGCTGCTTCCTGGTGAAGCACCGCCTGCAGTTCGACCACGAGACCAAGCTCGGCCCGATCTGCCGCGAGTGCACGTGA
- the sepH gene encoding septation protein SepH yields MQQLSVIGVEDDVLILETESGERFSVPVAALPEHRKQQAAIPHRDRKASPRDIQAFIRGGMSAEEVASSTGEELAYVERFEGPVLAERAHVLSSALSIPVASGDIDPLAGETTFGAAIEERLDDLHASDRSWASWKEGEGGVWLVRLRFTTEGIQHEALWGYEPKKATLTPRGKEATSLSQSGDASSVLVPRLRAIDRQTRPVAPEQEASEAASAGSAPAPAEAPAPPISQRAATGDTGRFDSDAFRIQRGTTRSAPSPVEPGVGLEEAVASSTATESSVDDRPREATKSENPWLRRRTGEVGSQPENVQAAAINRPAAATQPNHTAELLDALRRRRSEREAALRTAETEPALLEVEPQAEAQAEEQRPHRAQATGPVGAKKRGSRAAMPSWDEIVFGSRTDD; encoded by the coding sequence ATGCAGCAGCTGAGCGTCATCGGCGTCGAGGACGACGTGCTCATCCTCGAGACCGAGTCCGGCGAGCGCTTCAGCGTGCCCGTCGCCGCACTCCCCGAGCACCGCAAGCAGCAGGCGGCGATCCCCCACCGGGATCGCAAGGCCAGCCCGCGCGACATCCAGGCCTTCATCCGCGGCGGCATGTCCGCCGAGGAGGTCGCGTCGTCGACCGGCGAGGAGCTCGCCTACGTCGAGCGCTTCGAGGGGCCGGTGCTGGCCGAGCGCGCGCACGTGCTCTCCTCGGCGCTGTCGATCCCCGTGGCATCCGGCGACATCGACCCGCTCGCGGGCGAGACGACCTTCGGCGCCGCCATCGAGGAGCGGCTCGACGACCTGCACGCATCCGACCGCTCCTGGGCCTCCTGGAAGGAGGGCGAGGGCGGCGTCTGGCTGGTGCGCCTGCGCTTCACGACCGAGGGCATCCAGCACGAGGCGCTGTGGGGCTACGAGCCCAAGAAGGCCACGCTGACGCCGCGCGGCAAGGAGGCCACGTCGCTGAGCCAGTCGGGCGACGCGTCGAGCGTGCTCGTGCCGCGCCTGCGCGCCATCGACCGCCAGACGCGACCGGTCGCACCCGAGCAGGAGGCTTCCGAAGCAGCCTCCGCGGGCTCCGCGCCGGCACCCGCGGAGGCTCCTGCTCCCCCGATCTCGCAGCGCGCCGCGACCGGCGACACCGGCAGGTTCGACTCCGACGCGTTCCGCATCCAGCGCGGCACGACGCGATCGGCGCCCAGCCCGGTCGAGCCCGGCGTCGGCCTCGAGGAGGCCGTCGCGTCGTCGACCGCGACCGAGTCGAGCGTCGACGATCGGCCCCGCGAGGCGACGAAGAGCGAGAACCCGTGGCTGCGCCGTCGCACCGGCGAGGTCGGCAGCCAGCCCGAGAACGTGCAGGCCGCCGCCATCAACCGGCCCGCCGCGGCGACCCAGCCGAACCACACCGCCGAGCTGCTCGACGCGCTCCGCCGGCGACGCAGCGAGCGCGAGGCGGCGCTGCGCACCGCCGAGACCGAGCCGGCCCTGCTGGAGGTGGAGCCCCAGGCAGAGGCGCAGGCCGAGGAGCAGCGTCCCCACCGGGCGCAGGCGACGGGGCCCGTCGGCGCCAAGAAGCGCGGCTCGCGCGCCGCCATGCCCAGCTGGGACGAGATCGTCTTCGGGTCGCGCACCGACGACTGA
- a CDS encoding MFS transporter, with protein MSQSVNDTSRESASRDNSRSGLGRVVTAAMAGTVVEWYEFFLYATASTIVFNLIMFPASDDPYFPIISAFLTYAVGFIARPLGGIVFGHFGDKFGRKKLLQFAIILVGVATFLMGCLPTFDQIGYWAPALLVILRFFQGFAVGGEWGGGVLLVAEHAPNKERGFWSSFPQAAVPAGNLIATLVLLVLQATLSDDDFLAWGWRVAFWLSVVIVAVGYYIRTRVEDAPIFQDVRDEVAQSKAQGYGVLEVLKRYPKGVLTAMGLRLAENILYYLVVTFSIVYLRTYLEYDVSRILGLMAIAHVAHFIFVPIVGRFVDTVGRKPMYLAGVILGASWGFIAFPMFDSGNDIVILLGIILGLAFHALMYAGQPAIMAELFPTRMRYSGVSLGYQVTSIVAGSLAPIIATALLGQFGSHIPVAIYLVIACAITLVAVLVLKETKGISLHDVDDEDRQRLLAEKGTI; from the coding sequence ATGTCTCAGTCCGTCAACGACACCTCGAGGGAGAGCGCGTCGCGAGACAACTCGCGCTCCGGCCTCGGCAGGGTCGTCACCGCAGCGATGGCCGGCACGGTCGTCGAGTGGTACGAGTTCTTCCTCTACGCCACGGCATCGACGATCGTTTTCAACCTCATCATGTTCCCGGCGAGCGATGACCCGTACTTCCCGATCATCAGCGCGTTCCTGACCTACGCGGTCGGCTTCATCGCCCGCCCGCTCGGCGGCATCGTGTTCGGCCACTTCGGCGACAAGTTCGGCCGCAAGAAGCTGCTGCAGTTCGCCATCATCCTCGTCGGCGTCGCCACGTTCCTCATGGGCTGCCTGCCGACGTTCGACCAGATCGGCTACTGGGCTCCGGCGCTGCTGGTCATCCTGCGCTTCTTCCAGGGCTTCGCGGTCGGCGGCGAGTGGGGCGGCGGCGTGCTGCTCGTCGCGGAGCACGCGCCCAACAAGGAGCGCGGCTTCTGGTCGTCGTTCCCGCAGGCCGCCGTGCCCGCCGGCAACCTGATCGCCACGCTGGTGCTGCTGGTGCTGCAGGCGACGCTCTCGGACGACGACTTCCTGGCATGGGGCTGGCGCGTCGCGTTCTGGCTCTCGGTCGTCATCGTCGCGGTCGGCTACTACATCCGCACCCGTGTCGAGGACGCCCCGATCTTCCAGGACGTCCGCGACGAGGTCGCGCAGTCAAAGGCACAGGGCTACGGCGTGCTCGAGGTGCTCAAGCGCTACCCCAAGGGCGTGCTGACGGCCATGGGCCTGCGCCTGGCGGAGAACATCCTCTACTACCTGGTGGTCACGTTCTCGATCGTCTACCTGCGCACCTACCTCGAGTACGACGTCTCCCGCATCCTCGGCCTGATGGCGATCGCGCACGTCGCGCACTTCATCTTCGTGCCGATCGTGGGCCGCTTCGTCGACACCGTCGGCCGCAAGCCGATGTACCTCGCCGGTGTCATCCTGGGCGCGTCGTGGGGCTTCATCGCCTTCCCGATGTTCGACTCGGGCAACGACATCGTCATCCTGCTCGGCATCATCCTGGGCCTCGCGTTCCACGCGCTCATGTACGCAGGTCAGCCGGCGATCATGGCTGAGCTGTTCCCGACGCGCATGCGCTACTCGGGCGTCTCGCTCGGCTACCAGGTCACGTCGATCGTCGCGGGCTCGCTCGCGCCGATCATCGCGACTGCGCTGCTGGGCCAGTTCGGCAGCCACATCCCGGTCGCGATCTACCTGGTGATCGCCTGCGCGATCACGCTCGTCGCGGTCCTGGTGCTCAAGGAGACGAAGGGCATCTCGCTGCACGACGTCGACGACGAGGACCGTCAGCGCCTCCTCGCCGAGAAGGGCACGATCTGA
- a CDS encoding NAD(P)-dependent oxidoreductase: MTSIAWIGLGNMGSRMSSHLVTAGHEVKGYDVVDALRQSATEHGIVPVESVAAAVEGAEVIILSLPKGEHVRQVLAGDDGVYAHAAPNALILDTSTVDIETSRWSHLESSSRGFRFVDSPVSGGIQGAEAATLTFMLGGSEEDVADAKAIVTPMAGNVFSVGEATHGIAAKLVNNMMLGISVLAMSEGSQLAQQLGLDPKAFYDVARVSSGDSWAVRTWYPVPGIVPGAAANFNFDASFSAMLCHKDVTLAVAGAEAAGVHVPAATLIRDQLQRLLDDGLGGKDCTLVVREASPDGAVEGWDGN, translated from the coding sequence ATGACGTCAATCGCCTGGATCGGACTCGGCAACATGGGCAGCCGCATGTCCTCCCACCTCGTCACCGCAGGCCACGAGGTCAAGGGGTACGACGTGGTGGATGCGCTGCGGCAGAGCGCGACGGAGCACGGCATCGTGCCGGTCGAGTCGGTCGCCGCCGCCGTGGAGGGCGCCGAGGTGATCATCCTCAGCCTGCCGAAGGGCGAGCACGTGCGTCAGGTGCTCGCGGGCGACGACGGCGTCTACGCCCACGCCGCGCCGAACGCCCTGATCCTCGACACCTCCACCGTCGACATCGAGACCTCGCGCTGGTCGCACCTCGAGTCGAGCTCGCGCGGCTTCCGCTTCGTCGACTCCCCCGTCTCCGGCGGCATCCAGGGGGCCGAGGCCGCGACGCTGACGTTCATGCTGGGCGGCTCCGAGGAGGACGTCGCCGACGCGAAGGCGATCGTCACGCCGATGGCGGGCAACGTCTTCTCGGTCGGCGAGGCCACGCACGGCATCGCCGCCAAGCTCGTCAACAACATGATGCTGGGCATCTCGGTCCTGGCGATGTCGGAGGGCTCGCAGCTCGCGCAGCAGCTCGGCCTCGACCCGAAGGCCTTCTACGACGTGGCGCGCGTCTCCTCCGGCGACTCCTGGGCGGTGCGCACCTGGTACCCGGTGCCGGGCATCGTGCCGGGCGCCGCCGCCAACTTCAACTTCGACGCATCCTTCTCGGCGATGCTCTGCCACAAGGACGTCACGCTCGCCGTGGCCGGCGCCGAGGCGGCGGGCGTCCACGTGCCGGCCGCCACCCTGATCCGCGACCAGCTGCAGCGGCTGCTCGACGACGGCCTGGGCGGCAAGGACTGCACGCTGGTGGTGCGCGAGGCGAGCCCCGACGGCGCCGTCGAGGGCTGGGACGGCAACTGA
- a CDS encoding alcohol dehydrogenase catalytic domain-containing protein: MRIRGAVLRAIGAERPFADSRPLDLVELELDAPEPGELLVRIEAAGLCHSDLSVVDGARPRPVPMLLGHEAAGIVEALGEGVTDVAIGDRVVTTFLPRCGECAACATDGRLPCERGSASNGAGELLGGGRRLHEGDVEVHHHLGVSAFATHAVLDRRSVVPVGADVPPAVAAVLGCAMLTGGGAVINAGRPREGDDIVIVGLGGVGMAALLAAVSLGLGRVIGVDAVPAKLERALELRAHGALSPDEAVAQGLRAPVVVEAAGHPKAFETAFALTAPGGTTVTVGLPHPDARSSLSPLTFTAEARSVVGSYLGSAVPARDIPRYEQLWREGRLPVEELVTSEIGLDDLNEALDTLADGKAIRQVVRFS, encoded by the coding sequence ATGCGCATCCGCGGAGCGGTGCTGCGGGCGATCGGCGCCGAGCGCCCGTTCGCCGACTCCCGACCGCTCGACCTGGTCGAGCTGGAGCTCGACGCGCCGGAGCCGGGCGAGCTGCTCGTGCGCATCGAGGCGGCTGGCCTGTGCCACAGCGACCTCTCGGTCGTCGACGGCGCCCGGCCGCGACCGGTGCCGATGCTGCTGGGCCACGAGGCCGCCGGCATCGTGGAGGCGCTCGGCGAGGGCGTGACCGACGTCGCCATCGGCGACCGGGTCGTCACGACGTTCCTGCCGCGCTGCGGCGAGTGCGCCGCGTGCGCCACCGACGGCCGGCTGCCCTGCGAGCGCGGATCCGCATCGAACGGCGCCGGCGAGCTGCTCGGCGGCGGCCGTCGCCTGCACGAGGGAGACGTCGAGGTGCACCATCACCTGGGCGTCTCGGCCTTCGCGACGCACGCGGTGCTCGACCGCCGCTCGGTGGTGCCGGTCGGCGCCGACGTGCCGCCCGCCGTCGCGGCGGTGCTCGGATGCGCGATGCTCACCGGCGGCGGCGCCGTCATCAACGCCGGCAGGCCGCGCGAGGGCGACGACATCGTCATCGTCGGCCTCGGCGGCGTCGGCATGGCTGCGCTGCTCGCGGCGGTGTCGCTCGGGCTCGGGCGGGTGATCGGGGTGGATGCGGTGCCCGCGAAGCTCGAGCGTGCGCTCGAGCTTCGCGCGCACGGCGCGCTCTCCCCCGACGAGGCCGTCGCGCAGGGTCTGCGCGCGCCGGTCGTCGTGGAGGCCGCCGGCCACCCGAAGGCGTTCGAGACCGCGTTCGCCCTCACCGCGCCGGGTGGGACGACCGTGACCGTCGGCCTGCCGCATCCGGATGCCCGGTCGTCGCTGTCGCCGCTGACGTTCACCGCCGAGGCGCGGTCGGTCGTCGGCTCGTACCTGGGCTCTGCGGTGCCCGCGCGCGACATCCCGCGCTACGAGCAGCTGTGGCGCGAGGGCAGGCTGCCGGTCGAGGAGCTCGTCACGAGCGAGATCGGCCTCGACGACCTCAACGAGGCGCTCGACACGCTCGCCGACGGGAAGGCGATCCGGCAGGTCGTGCGGTTCAGCTGA
- a CDS encoding alkaline phosphatase family protein: protein MSSSQALRGAQNALKLPAVVGAVVLLVDGLGAAQLGQRAGHARTLAGAPGGSLDAGFPSTTAVSLATLATGVLAGEHGLVGYDAFVPGHGVRNQLRDWGGPMDPTLWQRRPTIFESTRSVVIAEAKHAASGFTHAVLRGAEFRGARTMAERFALAERAARERSLVYLYVPELDRAGHESGWQSDAWIDALEELDGLVARLAAALPRDVGLIATADHGMVDVDASAHHIVPRELLERVTDVAGEPRCLQLQVDGEADAVADAWRAWIGDGAWVATRQQVIDAGWLGEVHPEVAPRLGQVFVAARGRGAIYLDELDPARGMIGQHGSLTQDELRVPLRRFGAFAA from the coding sequence GTGAGCTCGTCGCAGGCTCTGCGCGGTGCGCAGAACGCGCTCAAGCTGCCCGCCGTCGTCGGCGCGGTCGTGCTGCTCGTCGACGGGCTGGGCGCGGCGCAGCTCGGACAGCGCGCGGGCCACGCGCGCACGCTCGCGGGCGCGCCCGGCGGGTCGCTCGACGCGGGCTTCCCGTCGACGACCGCGGTGTCGCTCGCCACCCTCGCGACGGGCGTGCTGGCCGGCGAGCACGGCCTCGTCGGCTACGACGCGTTCGTGCCCGGCCACGGCGTGCGCAACCAGCTGCGCGACTGGGGCGGGCCGATGGATCCGACCCTCTGGCAGCGCCGGCCGACGATCTTCGAGTCGACGCGCTCGGTGGTCATCGCCGAGGCGAAGCACGCCGCGAGCGGCTTCACGCACGCGGTGCTGCGCGGCGCAGAGTTCCGCGGCGCCCGCACGATGGCCGAGCGGTTCGCGCTCGCCGAGCGGGCCGCGCGCGAGCGCAGCCTCGTCTACCTCTACGTGCCGGAGCTCGACCGCGCCGGCCACGAGTCGGGCTGGCAGTCCGACGCCTGGATCGACGCGCTCGAGGAGCTCGACGGCCTCGTCGCGCGCCTGGCCGCCGCGCTGCCGCGTGACGTGGGCCTCATCGCCACCGCGGATCACGGCATGGTCGACGTCGACGCATCCGCCCACCACATCGTGCCGCGCGAGCTGCTCGAGCGCGTCACCGACGTCGCGGGTGAGCCGCGCTGCCTGCAGCTGCAGGTCGACGGCGAGGCGGATGCGGTGGCCGACGCCTGGCGCGCATGGATCGGTGACGGCGCATGGGTCGCCACCCGCCAGCAGGTGATCGACGCCGGCTGGCTGGGCGAGGTGCACCCGGAGGTCGCGCCGCGCCTCGGCCAGGTGTTCGTGGCTGCGCGAGGCCGCGGCGCGATCTACCTCGACGAGCTCGACCCGGCCCGCGGCATGATCGGCCAGCACGGCTCGCTCACGCAGGACGAGCTGCGGGTGCCGCTGCGCCGCTTCGGCGCCTTCGCGGCTTAG